TCGCGCGCGATTATCCGTCGCTGCGGGTGTTGCCGGTGACGGTGGACTTCACGCGCGCCGTCGCGCTTCCTTCGCCGGTCGGCCATGCGCCGCGCGTGGGTTTCTTTCCGGGCTCGACGATCGGCAACTTCACGCCGCCCGAAGCCGTCCAGCTTCTGCGCACGGTGCGCAGTCTGCTGGGACCCGGCGGCAGCCTGATCATCGGAGTGGACATGGTGAAGGATCCGGCAACGCTCGTCACCGCGTACGACGATGCGGCCGGCGTCACCGCACGCTTCAACAAGAACCTGCTGGCGCGGATCAACCGCGAATTGAGCGGCGATTTCGACCTGGACGCGTTCGATCACCGCGCGATCTGGAACGCGCCGTTGCAGCGGATCGAGATGCATCTCGTCAGCCGGATCGACCAGCTCGTTCACGTTGCCGGCCGCGGTTTCGCGTTCAAGGCCGGCGAGCGGCTCCATACCGAAAGCTCGCACAAGTTCACCGTCGAATCGTTCGGATTGCTGGCCGGCTCGGCGGGTGGGCGATCGACCAGCATTGGCTCAGTCCCGAGCCGCACGTTGCGGTGTTCCGGCTCGTTGCGCCGGATTGATCGCGGGAATCCGGAAATGGCGAGACTCGTCGCAGTGGGCAGCAGGTCGCAACTGGCCGCAGCAGGCTGGGTGCCGGGACGCGAATGCAGCCGCGTAGTACGCTGCATTCACGCCGAAGCTGGCCGGTGCGCAAACGCTCGCGCATCGGGTCGCGCTTGCGCCATTCATGCGCGCGGCGTTCCGGAGCGGCACGACTCCGGTTTTCCGGCCTGCGACGCGGGACGGAACGCTTGAGTCGTTCTCGTTCATTTCACCACGTTCAGGAGATTCGCATGTCACGCATCATCCAGTTCTCGAAAGCCGGCGGTCCGGAAGTGCTCGAATTCGTCGATACGCCGGTCCGCGCGCCCGCGCCCAGCGAAGTCCGCATCGAGGTGAAGGCGATCGGCATCAATCGCGCCGAATCGATGTGGCGGAACGATCTCTATATCGAGCCGGTGCAGTTTCCGGCGGGCCTCGGCTATGAGGCGGCCGGCATCGTCGATGCGGTCGGCCAGGACGTGACCGGCATCGCCGTCGGAGACGCGGTCAGCGTGATCCCGTCGTTCTCGATGAATCAATACTTCACGTATGGCGAGGTCGTCACGCTGCCGGCTTACGCGGTCGTGAAGCATCCGCCATCGCTTTCGTTCACCGAGGCGGCGTCGGTCTGGATGATGTTCATGACGCCCTACGGCGCGCTGATCGAGGACGCCCGGGTGGGCAAAGGCGACTTCGTGATCATCCCGGCGGCGTCCAGCAGCGTCGGGCTCGCGGCCATCCAGATCGCCAATCTCGCCGGCGCGACTTCGATCGCGTTGACGCGCACGTCGGCCAAGCGCGCGCCGCTGCTCGAAGCGGGTGCGGCCCACGTGATCGCGACCGGGGAAGAGGACATGGTGGCCGAGGTCATGCGCATCACGGACGGCAAGGGCGCGCGCGTCGTGTTCGATCCGGTCGGCGGCCCGACCTTCACGAAGCTGATCGCGGCGCTGTCGTTCCAGGGCACGGTGTACCTGTACGGCGCGCTCGACGAAGATCCGACGCCGCTGCCGGTGCTGCCGATGATCGCCCGCATGCTGACCATCAAGGGGCACAACATCTGGCTGACGAGCGGCGACGAAACGCGCCGCAAGGCGGCAGTCGAATTCATCGTGAGCGGGCTCGCGAGCGGCGCGCTGAAGCCGGTCATCGACCGCGTGTTCAAGTTCGACGAGATGGCCGACGTGCACCGTTATCTGGAGCAGAACAGCCAGTTCGGCAAGATCGTCGTGACGGTCTAGACGCCGCCGCTGCGGTATTCGGCAACGGAGTGGACGGGCCGCCCGCGCAGGCGGCCACGGGGGGGCGAATCGAAGTCGGCGGACGGTGTCCCGCGCGCCGATTCATCCGGATCCGGAATGAACGCTATCCCCGCGAACGGCTATCCGAAGCCGGCGCGAGCTTCTACATTCGATCCCAACGCATCGCGTGAGCGCCGGAACCCTCCGCCGCCCGATCCATTCTCGAAGGACAACCTCATGGCCACGCTGTTCAACTCCATCAAGGTCGGCGCATACGACCTCGACCATCGCGTCGTGCTCGCGCCGATGACCCGCCTGCGCACGCTCCAGCCGAACGACATTCCTAGCCCGATGATGGCCGACTTCTACGGTCAGCGCGCGTCGGAAGGCGGTCTGGTGATCGTCGAGGCGGCGAGCATCTCGGCTCACGCGCGCTCGTACCTCGGCGCGGCGAGTTTCTATCACGACGGCCAGCACGCGGGCTGGCAGGCGATCACCGATGCCGTACACGCGAAGGGCGGCCGCGTGTTCCTGCAACTGATCCACGGCGGCCGGCAGAGTCACGTCGAGGTGACGGGCGGCGCCGATCCGGTCGCGCCGTCGGTCGTGCCGTTCGACGGCGTCGCGCTCACGAAGGACGGTTTCGTGCCGGTGTCGCCGCATCGCGCGCTCGGCATCGAGGAGATTCCGGGCATCGTCGAGGACTTTCGCGCCGCGGCGGCGCGCGCTAAAAAGGCCGGTTTCGACGGCGTCGAACTGCATGCCGCGAACGGCTATCTCGTCGACCAGTTCATCCAGGACGGCACGAACCGGCGCACGGACGCATACGGCGGCCCGATCGAAAACCGCGCGCGGTTCCTGCGCGAAGCGGTCGAGGCGCTAATCTCGGTGTTCGGCGCGGATCGCGTGGGCGTGCGCATTTCGCCGTCGGGCGAATGGGGCAGCATTTCGGACAGCGATCCGGAAGCGACGTTCAGCCATGTCGCGAAGGTGCTGAACGACTACGGCATCGCGTATCTGCACGTGATCGAACCTCGCGTGAAAGGCGACGACACGCTGCACGCCGGACACCCGGCCGTGGCCGCCGCGTATCTGCGCCCGCATTTCACGCGGCCGATCATCGCGGCGGGCGGTTTCGATCGAGACAGCGCGATGGCGATCGTCGAAGCAGGCCACGCGGATCTCGTCGCGTTCGGGCGTCACTTCTCGTCGAATCCGGATCTGCCGTATCGCCTGCAACACGACCTGCCGTTGACGCCATATGTGCGCGCCGCGTTCTGGGGCGGCACCGAGCAGCACTACTCGGACTTTCCCGCTTACGACGCGTCGCCTGCGTCAGCGCCGGCGGGAGCCGATGCCGCGCTGGACGAAACCGAGTCCGCCTGACCGGCGCCGATCGTGACGGGGACCATCATGCGCAACCGCTTCGGGAACACGGGTTTGCAGATGAGGCGAAGGATGGCTCCGGGCGACGACGACGTGCCGGGCGGTGCAGCCATGCGCGGTGCCGCCCGGCACCCGCCGTCACGCGGCGCGCGGTCCGCTGCGCCCGCCCAGCCGTTCCGGTGCGAACTCGGGCGCGAGGCATTCCTCGACGAAAGCGGTGAACTGGCGCGCCTTCGTGCTCGCCATCCGGCCGGTCGGATAGACGGCGGACAACGGGACCGTCGGCAGCATCCAGTCGTCCATCACGGACACGACCGCGCCCGATTTCAGCTCCGGCGAGAACGCCCATTCCGACGCGATGGCCAGCCCCATGTCCGCGAACACGGCGGCGCGCAGCCCTTCGGTCGCGGAGATTTTCACGCGGCCTTGCAGCCGCACCGACACTTCGGCGGTGTCCTTGCGGAACGTCCAGTCCTCGCCACCCGCATCGCGCGTGTAGATGACCGCGCGATGCGCGAGCAGGTCGGCGGGTGCGCCCGGCACGCCATGCCGCCCGAAATACGCGGGCGTCGCCAGCACCCGCCGCCGCGCTTCGCCGATGCGGCGCGCGGTCATGTTCGAATCGGCCAGCTCGCCCATGCGCAGCGCGACGTCGATGCCTTCTTCGACGAGGTCGATGTTGCGGTCGTCGAGCACGAGTTCGAGGTCGAGCGCGGGATGCTGGTCGAGAAACGCCGGCAGGCGCGGCACGATGTGCAGCCGCGCGAAGCACACCGCGGCCGACACCCGCAGCTTGCCCGTGAGGCCGGCCGCCGTGCCGCGCGCGGCGAGCACCGCTTCGTCCGTTTCCTCGACCGCGCGCCGCGCGCGTTGATAGAAGCTCTGTCCCGCTTCCGTCGGCGTGAGCGCGCGCGTCGAGCGCAGCAGCAGTTTGACGCCGAGCCAGTCTTCGAGCTGCGCGACCGCCTTCGATACGGCCGGCTGTCCGATGTCGAAGTGCCTCGCCGCCGCCGAAAACGAGCCGGTATCGACGACGCGAATGAAGATTTCGATCGCCGCGAGGCGGTCCATTGCGATTCTCCGGTGGAGGGTCGGCTAGCCGGTCCGATTCGTTCCGCGGTGGATGAGCCGAAGCCCGAAGCCGGTCGAAACACGCGGCATACCTTGTGAAGCCCATGTCGATAGTTCAAGCGGATTCTAGCGGAGTGTCCGGCGTTGCGGCGGACCCCGATGCGCAACTGGCGATGACGGCGGCCTCCGCCGCCGCAGCGGGCGCGCTGCGCGCGGGCAAACATGCGCCGCTGTTTTCGCTCGGCGACACGCAGGGGCGCAGGCTGTCGCTTGAGCGGCTGCTGGGACGCGGGCCGGTCGTGCTGCATTTCGCCCGCGGCGCGTGGTGCAGTTTCGGCGAACGCGATCTCGCGAGCCTTGCCGCGCATGAGCGCGAAATGGCGACACTCGGCGCGAGCGCCGTCGCGATCGTGCCGTGCGCGGGAAGCCCGTTCGACGACGCGATGCCGATCCGCACGCTGGTCGACGCGGACATGAGGGTGACACGCGCGTTCGGGCTGGCGTTCGAGCTGCCCGCCGCGCTGCGCCCGCGTTATGCGTCGCTGGGCTACGAACCGCCGGTCAGCCGGGGCCGTGCAACGTGGCTCGTGCCGATTCCCGCGACCTATCTGCTCGATCGCGACGGCGCGATCGCGCTCGCATACATCGACGTCGACTACCGCAACGGCCTCGATCTGCGGACGTTCCTGACCGCGCTCGGCGCGCTGCGAACGCGGGAAGGAGCCGGGCGCGTGACGGCGTTGCGGGAAAAACGCGCGCCGGGCGGGGAAGGATGAGCGTCATGCAGCGAACCCGTATCGAGGCTTTAGCCGACCCGACAACCCCCCATGCTTTCCAGGCATGCGGGCCAGCCTGGAAAGTCTTTTTTCTTTGCGCCGGCGGCCGCTAGATTGGTTGTCCGCCGGCATTCGCCGACGCGCATCGATCAGGGCTTATGGGCCCTGCAAAGGGGTATCCGAAATGACCGACGAAGACATGAAGCTGTTTTCTCCGGTGGCCGTGGGGCCGTTCCGGTTGTCGCATCGCGTCGTCCACGCGCCGATGACGCGGCTGCGCTCGGACGCCGGCGACAGCCCCGGCGCGATGATGGTCGAGTACTACCGGCAGCGCGCATCGCAAGGCGGGCTGCTGATTACCGAGAGCGCGCATCCGTCGTACGACAGCCGCGGTTATCTCGGCGCGCCCGGTATCTATACCGACGCCCACGTCGAGGGCTGGAAACAGGTCGCCGACGCGGTTCACGCGAAGGGCGCGCGCATCTTCATGCAGATCGCGCACGACGGCCGGCAGTCTCACGTCGATCTGAGCTGGGGCAATGCGCCGATCGCGCCGTCCGTCGTGCCGTATGAAACCACCGTGTTCACGCAGGACGGCTGGGTGCCGAACTCGCCGCATCGCGCGCTCGAAATCGACGAGATTCCGGCGCTGGTCGAGTCGTTCCGGCGCGCGGCGGAACGCGCGAAGGCGGCTGGCTTCGACGGCGTCGAACTGCACAACGCGAACGGCTACCTGGCCGACACGTTTTTGCAGGACGGCACGAACCGGCGCACGGACGCATACGGCGGAACGATCGAAAAACGCGCGCGTTTTTCGCTGGAAGCGGTGGACGCGCTGGCTTCGGTGTGGGGCGCCGATCGCGTCGGCGTGCGCGTGTCGCCGAGCGGGCGCTGGGGCGCGGTCTCCGATAGCGACCCGGAAGCGACGTTCGGTTATTTCGCCGGGCGTCTGAACGCGTATGGCCTCGCTTATCTGCACGTGATCGAGCCGCGCGTGATGGGCACCGAAACGCTGGTCGAAGATCAGGCGCCGGTTGCGTCGGCGTTTCTGCGCCGCGTGTTCGACGGGCCGATCATCGCCGCCGGCGGTTTCGGCCGCGACAGCGCGGAGCAGATCCTGCAACGCGGCGACGCCGACCTCGTTGCGTTCGGCCGGTGGTTCTCTTCGAACCCCGACCTGCCCGCGCGCCTGCGCCGCGATCTGCCGCTCGCGCCGTATCGGCGCGATGCGTTCTGGGGCGGCGACGAACGCGCGTACATCGATTTCCCCGCCTACGACGACCTGCCGGCGCAAGAAACGAATCCGCCGGCCCATGAAGCCGCTTGAAGAAAGGAGCCAAGCCATGTCCGAAAGCCCTGTTTCCACCGGGAAAATCGTGAAGATCCCCGGCCCCGACCATCCGATCACGATCGAGCGCAATCCGTCGCGCGTTGTCGTCACCGTCGCGGGCCAGGTGATCGCCGACACGCGCGACGCGCTCACGCTGCGCGAAGCGCGTTATCCGGCCGTGTTCTACATCCCGCGCAAGGATGTCGTCATGCACGCGCTCGAACGAACGGATCTCACGACGTATTGCCCGTACAAGGGCGACGCCGCGTACTACTCGATTCCTTCGGGTGGCGAACGATCCGTCAACGCGATCTGGACATACGAAGCGCCGTATCCGGCCGTCGCGGAGATCCGCGATCACCTGGCGTTCTACCCCGACCGCGTCGATTCGATCGGCGAAGATGCGTAGCGCCGCCGCGCGAAGGTCCCGTCCGCTGCACCCCTGACCGGCGTCTTGCGCCGATGGAGATCCAGATGGCCACGACAACTCCCGGGCAGAACAAGGCGTTGCTGCTCGAAGCGTTCGACACGCTGTTCAACCGGCGCGACTATGCGGCCGCCGAGCGTTTCTGGTCGGACAGTTACATCCAGCACAGCGCGCACATCGCGCCCGGAAGGTCAGGGCTGTTCGACCTGATCCGCACGCTGCCGGACACGTTGCGCTACGAGAACCAGTTGATCGTCGCGGACGGCGACTACGTGATCGCGCACGGCCGCTTCTCCGGAAACGGCCGGGCCGCCGCGTGGATCGCCGCCGACATCGTGCGCTTCGAGAACGGCAGGCTGGCCGAGCACTGGGACGTGCTGCAGGACGAGGCGACGCGCGCGCAGTCCGCGAGCGGCCTGCCGATGTTCGGCGCGCGGTTCCCGGATTGAACTGCCGCCGCATTCGCTTTTCAACGGATTCCTGAAAGGAAACAGCCATGACCACCCCGACTCACCAGACCGCGCCGACCCGCTACGTCGAAGCGAACGGCATCCGGTTTGCGTATCGCCGCTTCGGCCATCCGGACGGCGTGCCGCTCGTGATGAACATCCACTTCACGGGCACGATGGACCACTGGGACCCGGCCGTCACCGACGGTCTCGCGCAGGGCCGCGAAGTGATCCTGTTCAACAACGCCGGGATTTCCAGCAGTTCGGGCGCGGTGCCCGAATCGATCGAGGAAATGGCCGCGAATGCCGGCGCGTTCATCGACGCGCTGGGCCTCGCACAGGTCGACGTGCTCGGCTTCTCGATGGGCGGCCTGATCGCGCAGCAACTGGCGCTCACGAAACCGCAACGGGTGCGCAAGCTGATTCTCGTCGGGACCGGGCCGCGCAGCGGCGAAGGGATGGTGTCGCTGACGCCCGAGGCGCAGGAGATCCTGGGTGCGTCGTACGCGCATCCGGACGACCTGTGGCTGCGCATTCACTTCGCGCCATCGGACGCGAGCCAGGCGGCGGGCCGCGCGTTCCTGAAACGCTTTCGCCTGCGCGCCGACGATCGCGACCCCGAAGTCGACGACAAGGTCGCGCCCGCGCAGATCGCCGCGCTCGCGAAGTGGGGCGCGCCGCGCGACAACCCATACGACTACCTGCACGCGATCGCGCAGCCGACGCTCGTCGTCAACGGCGACCACGACGTGATCATCTATTCGATCAACTCGTGGATCCTGCAGCAGCACATTCCGGATGCGCAACTGATCATCTATCCGGACGCCAACCACGGCTCGCTTTACCAGTACCCGGAGCGGTTCGTCCGGCACGTCGCGCAGTTCCTCGCGGAACCTGTAACCGCACGCGCTTGACTCTTTTATCGACGACATTCGAGAGAACTTCACCATGACCCGTTTGACAGGCAAGACCGCGCTCGTGACCGGCGCATCGCGCGGCATCGGCCGCTCCATCGCGCTCGCGCTGGCCGGCGAGGGCGCGCGCGTGCTGGTTCACTACGGCAGCGCCGGAGCGGCCGCCGACGCGGTGGTCGAGGCGATCCGCGCGGCGGGCGGTCGGGCCGACAAGGTCGCCGCCGACCTGCGCGCCGCGGACGGCCCGCACGAACTCGCGAAGCGCGTGCGCGAACTGGCCGGCGAACGGCTCGACATCCTCGTCGCGAACGCGGGCGTGTCGAAGGCCGCCCTGATCGAGGAAACGACCGTCGAGGACTTCGACAGGCTGTTCGCCGTCAACGTGCGCGCGCCGTTTTTCCTCGTGCAGCAACTGCTGCCGGTGCTCGGCGAAGGCAGCAGCGTCGTGTTGCTGTCGTCGCTCGCCGCGCGCTCGGCGGTGAACAACCTGTCCGCGTATGCGGCGACGAAGGGCGCGGTCGATACGCTCGTGCGGCACTTCGCGTTCGCGCTCGGCGAGCGCGGGATTCGCGTGAACGCGATTGCGCCGGGCGTCGTCGAGACCGACATGTCGAACTTCGCGAAGACGGACGCCGGCCGCAATTTCACGCTGGGCATGCAGGCGCTCAAGCGCATCGCGCAGCCGGACGACATCGCGGGCGCGGCCGTATTCCTCGCGTCTGACGATTCGCACTGGGTGACGGGCGACACGCTGCGCGTCGACGGCGGCGCGAAGCTTTGAGCGTCGTCGCCGCGCGGACTTCGATTTTCGACGCCCCGGCGGCACGCGTGGGATCTCCGGCAGCGACATTGCGGCGGGTTCGCATCAGACCTCCGGATTGCCGCGTGCATCGTCGTGCAGATGCGGTGAACGGGCGCCGCGCCTGCAATTGCGGTCGCCCGTGGGCTGACTGACGACGGTGTTGGCGGCGGCCGGACCCCAATGGCCGTCGTCGTCCGCCGGGGCGGACGAGGCCGGGAGCGAGCAGGCGAGCGGGTTCGCTCTCACAGCAGATCCGCAACCGCCCGATGCAACCGCCGCACCTGCGCATGCGCCTGGCGGGCCGATTCCAGGTTCGCGAAGCCGAGCATCATGCCCGGTGTAGCGGACTCGCGCATGCACCACGCGGTCAGCGGCTGGATCGCCAGCCCCTGCGAGTTCGCCGCCTGCGCGAGCCGCCGGTCGTCGCGCGGCGTCGTCCAGTGCGCGAGCACGTGGATGCCGCCCGCTCGCGGCGGCACGTGCAGCAGCGCGTCGCCGAACCCCTGCGTCAGCGCATCGACCAGCCAGGTCCGGCGGGTCGCGTAAAGGCCGCGCATCTTCTTCAGGTGGCGAACGAAGTGGCCCTGCTCGATGAAATCCGCCGCCACCGATTGCAGCAGCAGCGAACCGCCGCCGCCGGTCCAGGCCGCCGTGTCCGCGAAGTCCGCGATCCGCGCTTCCGGCACGACCAGGTAGGCGAGCCGCAGCCCCGGATACAGCACCTTGCTGAACGTGCCGGTGTACAGCACGCGTCCGTCGCGATCGAGGCTCTTCAGCGCGGGCAGCGGCCGGCCGTGATAGCGGAACTCGCTGTCGTAGTCGTCCTCGACGATCCACGCGTCGCGCGAACGCGCCCACGCCAGCAGCGCGAGCCGTCGCGGCAGCGACAGCGCGACGCCGAGCGGGCTCTGATGGGTCGGCGTGACGACCGCGAAACGGGCGCGCGGCGCGCGGCGCCGTCCGGCTTCGACGTTTAATCCGTCGTCGTCCACCGGCACCGGCACGAGTTTCATGCCGGCGCGCTGGAGGAACTCGCGCGCATGGATATAACCGGGATCCTCGAACCAGCCCGCGTCGCCGGGCCGGAACAGCGTGCGGCAGATCAGGTCCAGCGCGCCGCGATAACCGGCCGTGATGAACACCTGCTGCGGCGAGCACGCGATGCCGCGCGAGATGCCGAGATACGATGCGATGGCGCGCCGCAGCGGTTCGTATCCGGCCGCGTCCGGGTAGGTCAGGTCGGCGACCTGCATCGACCGCAGTCGGCGGCCGGCCAGCCGAACCCACGACTTGCGCGGAAACGCGTCGAGCGCCGGCATGCCCAACTGGAACGGCAGCAACGCGCTGCGCGTCGCGGCGCGCGGCGATGGCGTATGCGCGGGCGTCGCGGGTTGGCCCGCGTCGGTGCGTCCGTCGAGTTGCGGCGACACGACCGTGCCCGCGGGGCCGCGCGCGATCAGATAACCCTCGCCGATCAGCATCTGCCAGGCCGCTTCCACCGTGCCGCGCGCGACGTTCAGTTCGCTCGCGAGACTTCTGACCGACGGCACGCGATCGCCCGGCCCGAGCTGGCCGTTCGCAATCGCGTCGCGCACGCGGTGATACAACTGAAGATAGATCGGCTCCTGCTGATTCCGGCTCGGTTTGAGCAGGCGGGTGTCGATCGCCATGGCCTGGTCCTTTTGTCGATTCTTGCACCTGTCCGGTATGCCATGTTTTTCTTAAAGTGGCAACGTGTCAACGGGAGCCGGGAAGCCAGGTCATGTCAGTCATCCAGTTTCGCCATGCGGAGAGCCAGCCGGAACGGCTCGCGTGTTTCGACCTGATGCGGGCGCTGCGTCCGCATCTGGCCGACGCGCCGGCGTTCGCGGCGCAGGTGCAACGTCAGGCGGCGGCCGGCTACCGGCTGCTGGCCGCGCGACAGGACGCCGAAGTCGTCGGGCTCGCCGGTTACAGGCTGCTGGAGAACCTGCTGTATGGGCGCTTCGCGTACGTCGACGACCTCGTCGTGGCCGATGGACTGCGCAGCCACGGCATCGGGCAGCGCCTGCTCGATGCGGTTCGCGACGAAGCGGTCCGTGCGGACTGCGCGTACCTCGTGCTCGACACCGGGCTCGCGAACGCAATGGCGCAGCGTTTCTACTTTCGCAGCGGACTTCTTTCGAAAGGCCTGCATTTCTGCCAGCCGATCCAGGCGGCTTGAACGGTTCAGGCGATTCACGCAACGACGATGAAGAACATTCTTTTCCTCCAATGCAGCCCGCACGGCGAAACGTCGCTCGGAACCCAGGTCGCCCGCGAAGTCATCGAGCGGCTGCGGGACGCATATCCGGGCGTGTCCGTCGTGGTGCGGGACCTTGCGGCCGAGCCGCTTGCGCCGATCGCCGGCGACTACGCGATGGCGATCACCGGTTCGCGCGCGTTCGACGACCCCGCGTTCTCGTGTTCGGAAACGCTGATCGCGGAACTGGAGCGCTGCGATTTCCTGCTGGTCGGCACGCCGATGCACAACTTCACGGTTCCGGCCGCACTGAAGCTGTGGATCGACTACGTGCTTCGGATCGGACGCACCTTCGCGGGCACGCCCGAAGGCAAGGTCGGGCTTCTGAAGGATCGCCCGGCGCTCGTGCTGGTCCGCTCGGGCGGCGTCTGCACGGGGCCGTTTGCGCGCCAGCCGGATTTCCTGACGCCTTATCTGCGCCACGCGCTCGCCACGATCGGCATCGCGGACACGG
The Paraburkholderia caballeronis genome window above contains:
- the egtD gene encoding L-histidine N(alpha)-methyltransferase, with the protein product MPQKATPPKYFYDERGSALFEEICATPEYYVTRTETALLRSRAPQIAATIESGAVLVEFGSGASEKTRLILDAAPQVGAYVPIDISPDALQQAAARIARDYPSLRVLPVTVDFTRAVALPSPVGHAPRVGFFPGSTIGNFTPPEAVQLLRTVRSLLGPGGSLIIGVDMVKDPATLVTAYDDAAGVTARFNKNLLARINRELSGDFDLDAFDHRAIWNAPLQRIEMHLVSRIDQLVHVAGRGFAFKAGERLHTESSHKFTVESFGLLAGSAGGRSTSIGSVPSRTLRCSGSLRRIDRGNPEMARLVAVGSRSQLAAAGWVPGRECSRVVRCIHAEAGRCANARASGRACAIHARGVPERHDSGFPACDAGRNA
- a CDS encoding zinc-dependent alcohol dehydrogenase family protein — translated: MSRIIQFSKAGGPEVLEFVDTPVRAPAPSEVRIEVKAIGINRAESMWRNDLYIEPVQFPAGLGYEAAGIVDAVGQDVTGIAVGDAVSVIPSFSMNQYFTYGEVVTLPAYAVVKHPPSLSFTEAASVWMMFMTPYGALIEDARVGKGDFVIIPAASSSVGLAAIQIANLAGATSIALTRTSAKRAPLLEAGAAHVIATGEEDMVAEVMRITDGKGARVVFDPVGGPTFTKLIAALSFQGTVYLYGALDEDPTPLPVLPMIARMLTIKGHNIWLTSGDETRRKAAVEFIVSGLASGALKPVIDRVFKFDEMADVHRYLEQNSQFGKIVVTV
- a CDS encoding alkene reductase — translated: MATLFNSIKVGAYDLDHRVVLAPMTRLRTLQPNDIPSPMMADFYGQRASEGGLVIVEAASISAHARSYLGAASFYHDGQHAGWQAITDAVHAKGGRVFLQLIHGGRQSHVEVTGGADPVAPSVVPFDGVALTKDGFVPVSPHRALGIEEIPGIVEDFRAAAARAKKAGFDGVELHAANGYLVDQFIQDGTNRRTDAYGGPIENRARFLREAVEALISVFGADRVGVRISPSGEWGSISDSDPEATFSHVAKVLNDYGIAYLHVIEPRVKGDDTLHAGHPAVAAAYLRPHFTRPIIAAGGFDRDSAMAIVEAGHADLVAFGRHFSSNPDLPYRLQHDLPLTPYVRAAFWGGTEQHYSDFPAYDASPASAPAGADAALDETESA
- a CDS encoding LysR family transcriptional regulator, which gives rise to MDRLAAIEIFIRVVDTGSFSAAARHFDIGQPAVSKAVAQLEDWLGVKLLLRSTRALTPTEAGQSFYQRARRAVEETDEAVLAARGTAAGLTGKLRVSAAVCFARLHIVPRLPAFLDQHPALDLELVLDDRNIDLVEEGIDVALRMGELADSNMTARRIGEARRRVLATPAYFGRHGVPGAPADLLAHRAVIYTRDAGGEDWTFRKDTAEVSVRLQGRVKISATEGLRAAVFADMGLAIASEWAFSPELKSGAVVSVMDDWMLPTVPLSAVYPTGRMASTKARQFTAFVEECLAPEFAPERLGGRSGPRAA
- a CDS encoding peroxiredoxin-like family protein; translation: MSGVAADPDAQLAMTAASAAAAGALRAGKHAPLFSLGDTQGRRLSLERLLGRGPVVLHFARGAWCSFGERDLASLAAHEREMATLGASAVAIVPCAGSPFDDAMPIRTLVDADMRVTRAFGLAFELPAALRPRYASLGYEPPVSRGRATWLVPIPATYLLDRDGAIALAYIDVDYRNGLDLRTFLTALGALRTREGAGRVTALREKRAPGGEG
- a CDS encoding alkene reductase — translated: MTDEDMKLFSPVAVGPFRLSHRVVHAPMTRLRSDAGDSPGAMMVEYYRQRASQGGLLITESAHPSYDSRGYLGAPGIYTDAHVEGWKQVADAVHAKGARIFMQIAHDGRQSHVDLSWGNAPIAPSVVPYETTVFTQDGWVPNSPHRALEIDEIPALVESFRRAAERAKAAGFDGVELHNANGYLADTFLQDGTNRRTDAYGGTIEKRARFSLEAVDALASVWGADRVGVRVSPSGRWGAVSDSDPEATFGYFAGRLNAYGLAYLHVIEPRVMGTETLVEDQAPVASAFLRRVFDGPIIAAGGFGRDSAEQILQRGDADLVAFGRWFSSNPDLPARLRRDLPLAPYRRDAFWGGDERAYIDFPAYDDLPAQETNPPAHEAA
- a CDS encoding DUF427 domain-containing protein gives rise to the protein MSESPVSTGKIVKIPGPDHPITIERNPSRVVVTVAGQVIADTRDALTLREARYPAVFYIPRKDVVMHALERTDLTTYCPYKGDAAYYSIPSGGERSVNAIWTYEAPYPAVAEIRDHLAFYPDRVDSIGEDA
- a CDS encoding nuclear transport factor 2 family protein; this encodes MATTTPGQNKALLLEAFDTLFNRRDYAAAERFWSDSYIQHSAHIAPGRSGLFDLIRTLPDTLRYENQLIVADGDYVIAHGRFSGNGRAAAWIAADIVRFENGRLAEHWDVLQDEATRAQSASGLPMFGARFPD
- a CDS encoding alpha/beta fold hydrolase encodes the protein MTTPTHQTAPTRYVEANGIRFAYRRFGHPDGVPLVMNIHFTGTMDHWDPAVTDGLAQGREVILFNNAGISSSSGAVPESIEEMAANAGAFIDALGLAQVDVLGFSMGGLIAQQLALTKPQRVRKLILVGTGPRSGEGMVSLTPEAQEILGASYAHPDDLWLRIHFAPSDASQAAGRAFLKRFRLRADDRDPEVDDKVAPAQIAALAKWGAPRDNPYDYLHAIAQPTLVVNGDHDVIIYSINSWILQQHIPDAQLIIYPDANHGSLYQYPERFVRHVAQFLAEPVTARA
- a CDS encoding SDR family NAD(P)-dependent oxidoreductase → MTRLTGKTALVTGASRGIGRSIALALAGEGARVLVHYGSAGAAADAVVEAIRAAGGRADKVAADLRAADGPHELAKRVRELAGERLDILVANAGVSKAALIEETTVEDFDRLFAVNVRAPFFLVQQLLPVLGEGSSVVLLSSLAARSAVNNLSAYAATKGAVDTLVRHFAFALGERGIRVNAIAPGVVETDMSNFAKTDAGRNFTLGMQALKRIAQPDDIAGAAVFLASDDSHWVTGDTLRVDGGAKL
- a CDS encoding MocR-like pyridoxine biosynthesis transcription factor PdxR, translated to MAIDTRLLKPSRNQQEPIYLQLYHRVRDAIANGQLGPGDRVPSVRSLASELNVARGTVEAAWQMLIGEGYLIARGPAGTVVSPQLDGRTDAGQPATPAHTPSPRAATRSALLPFQLGMPALDAFPRKSWVRLAGRRLRSMQVADLTYPDAAGYEPLRRAIASYLGISRGIACSPQQVFITAGYRGALDLICRTLFRPGDAGWFEDPGYIHAREFLQRAGMKLVPVPVDDDGLNVEAGRRRAPRARFAVVTPTHQSPLGVALSLPRRLALLAWARSRDAWIVEDDYDSEFRYHGRPLPALKSLDRDGRVLYTGTFSKVLYPGLRLAYLVVPEARIADFADTAAWTGGGGSLLLQSVAADFIEQGHFVRHLKKMRGLYATRRTWLVDALTQGFGDALLHVPPRAGGIHVLAHWTTPRDDRRLAQAANSQGLAIQPLTAWCMRESATPGMMLGFANLESARQAHAQVRRLHRAVADLL
- a CDS encoding GNAT family N-acetyltransferase, translating into MSVIQFRHAESQPERLACFDLMRALRPHLADAPAFAAQVQRQAAAGYRLLAARQDAEVVGLAGYRLLENLLYGRFAYVDDLVVADGLRSHGIGQRLLDAVRDEAVRADCAYLVLDTGLANAMAQRFYFRSGLLSKGLHFCQPIQAA